From Microlunatus capsulatus, a single genomic window includes:
- a CDS encoding DedA family protein → MNGLGDLLLLGLTVLVASSVPFVPTGELVGAAAALAAPSALGTAAVFLVCWVCSAAGDTVLLTGARLLRVPLQGWLDRRATGPRVAQARRWLDRSAFSAVVTARLVPGTRAPVIIALGLSGASRRRFVAADLVGCGLWAALYTAAGALGGRLSGHPVLAVTAAVVLAVVASTVVGRLVRRRQQRADEAAQTSCSS, encoded by the coding sequence GTGAACGGCCTGGGCGACCTGCTGCTGCTCGGGCTCACGGTGCTGGTCGCCTCGTCCGTCCCGTTCGTCCCCACCGGGGAGCTGGTGGGCGCGGCCGCGGCCCTGGCGGCGCCGTCGGCGCTCGGGACGGCGGCGGTGTTCCTCGTCTGCTGGGTCTGCTCCGCGGCCGGGGACACCGTGCTGCTGACCGGGGCCCGGCTGCTCCGGGTGCCGCTGCAGGGCTGGCTCGACCGGCGCGCCACCGGCCCCCGGGTCGCGCAGGCCCGCCGCTGGCTGGACCGCAGTGCCTTCAGCGCCGTCGTCACGGCTCGGCTGGTGCCCGGCACCCGCGCCCCGGTGATCATCGCGCTGGGCCTCTCCGGGGCCAGCCGGCGGCGGTTCGTCGCCGCCGACCTCGTGGGCTGCGGCCTGTGGGCCGCGCTCTACACCGCCGCCGGCGCGCTGGGCGGCCGGCTCAGCGGGCACCCGGTGCTGGCCGTCACCGCCGCCGTCGTGCTGGCCGTGGTGGCCAGCACCGTCGTCGGCCGGCTGGTCCGGCGCCGCCAGCAGCGCGCGGACGAGGCGGCTCAGACCAGCTGCAGCAGCTGA
- a CDS encoding YceI family protein — translation MSSGSWSPGTRPAGTGVALTAAHGRVVTPEGWPVAGATVTLLGGDGGQLGRATAGDDGRFTLDGLPAGPGTMLVAAPAHEPKALTVVVPAGPSWSVGELRLSRRGGTDLPTPGLYVIDTAHSTVAAKAHHLGLATVTGRFTEFAGAITVDPDVARSRVDAEIVAASIETGNAQRDAHLRSADFLDVERFPTLRFEADRVERGGAGWVLPGRLTLVGTTRPVQLDLAYLGSGPDPWGGTRAAFSATTELRRQDFQLNWNQAVGVGIAVFGTTLRVTIDVEAVLQP, via the coding sequence GTGAGCAGCGGCTCCTGGAGCCCGGGCACCCGCCCGGCCGGCACCGGGGTGGCCCTCACCGCGGCGCACGGACGGGTGGTCACCCCGGAGGGCTGGCCGGTGGCCGGCGCGACGGTGACGCTGCTGGGCGGTGACGGCGGCCAGCTCGGCCGGGCCACCGCCGGCGACGACGGCCGCTTCACCCTCGACGGGCTGCCCGCCGGTCCGGGGACGATGCTGGTCGCGGCCCCGGCCCACGAGCCGAAGGCCCTCACCGTCGTCGTGCCGGCCGGGCCGTCGTGGTCGGTGGGGGAGCTGCGGCTCTCCCGCCGCGGCGGCACCGACCTGCCCACCCCCGGGCTCTACGTCATCGACACCGCCCACTCGACGGTGGCCGCGAAGGCCCACCACCTCGGGCTGGCCACGGTCACCGGCCGCTTCACCGAGTTCGCCGGCGCCATCACCGTCGACCCCGACGTCGCCCGCTCCCGGGTGGACGCCGAGATCGTCGCCGCCTCGATCGAGACCGGCAACGCCCAGCGCGACGCGCACCTGCGCTCGGCCGACTTCCTCGACGTCGAACGCTTCCCGACGCTGCGCTTCGAGGCCGACCGGGTCGAGCGCGGCGGGGCGGGCTGGGTGCTGCCCGGCCGGCTGACCCTGGTCGGCACCACCCGTCCGGTGCAGCTGGACCTCGCCTACCTCGGCAGCGGCCCCGACCCGTGGGGCGGGACCCGCGCCGCTTTCAGCGCCACCACCGAGCTGCGGCGCCAGGACTTCCAGCTGAACTGGAACCAGGCCGTCGGCGTGGGCATCGCGGTCTTCGGGACCACGCTGCGCGTCACGATCGACGTCGAGGCCGTGCTGCAGCCGTGA
- a CDS encoding transglutaminase-like domain-containing protein, producing the protein MQRTVTSHLDLALTGSSKLVFSVAVAAGVPLAEEELVVLADGARVEPVELVDGQGSRLHVLRTSAQRVTLDYRAVAQGQAAPPAVDELDLVTYVRPSRYCESDTLGPTAAGELGGLAEGELLRGVADWVAGHLTYAAGSSLPTDGAVRTLLGRQGVCRDFAHLSVALLRALDVPARLAAVFAPGLSPMEYHAVCEAYVDGAWYVVDATHLAPRQSLLRVSTGRDAADTAFLTNLGGTVQLTGLEVTATVDELPVDDGSQLLQLV; encoded by the coding sequence ATGCAGCGCACGGTCACCTCGCACCTCGACCTCGCCCTGACGGGCTCCAGCAAGCTGGTCTTCAGCGTCGCCGTCGCCGCCGGCGTCCCGCTGGCCGAGGAGGAGCTGGTGGTCCTCGCCGACGGCGCGCGGGTCGAGCCCGTCGAGCTGGTCGACGGCCAGGGCAGCCGGCTGCACGTCCTCCGCACGTCGGCGCAGCGGGTCACCCTGGACTACCGCGCGGTGGCGCAGGGCCAGGCCGCCCCGCCGGCGGTCGACGAGCTGGACCTCGTCACCTACGTCCGGCCCAGCCGCTACTGCGAGTCCGACACCCTGGGCCCGACGGCCGCCGGCGAGCTGGGCGGGCTGGCCGAGGGCGAGCTGCTGCGCGGCGTCGCCGACTGGGTCGCGGGCCACCTGACCTACGCGGCGGGCTCCAGCCTGCCGACCGACGGCGCGGTCCGGACCCTGCTGGGCCGCCAGGGCGTCTGCCGCGACTTCGCGCACCTCTCCGTCGCCCTGCTGCGCGCGCTCGACGTGCCCGCCCGGCTGGCTGCGGTGTTCGCGCCCGGGCTCAGCCCGATGGAGTACCACGCGGTCTGCGAGGCCTACGTGGACGGCGCCTGGTACGTCGTCGACGCCACCCACCTGGCGCCGCGGCAGAGCCTGCTGCGCGTCTCGACCGGCCGCGACGCCGCCGACACCGCCTTCCTCACCAACCTGGGCGGAACGGTGCAGCTGACCGGCCTGGAGGTGACGGCCACCGTCGACGAGCTGCCCGTCGACGACGGCTCTCAGCTGCTGCAGCTGGTCTGA
- a CDS encoding L-serine ammonia-lyase: MTVSVFDLFSIGIGPSSSHTVGPMRAAGRFVTTLADTGLLGRTTRVRSELFGSLGATGHGHGSYDAVVWGLEGEDPETVDTATAPARAAEVRASRRIRLAGTHEAGFDPDDDLVLHRRRTLPFHPNGMTFTAWSGEEVLTTRTYYSIGGGFVLDDDGTGAPALRPDPTPVPFPFRTGAELVGLCRAHDLRISDLMLADECARRPEADVRAGLLEIWAVMVDCVRAGSSTPGVLPGGLKVRRRAADLHRWLQATADPTDPLGALDWVSLWALAVNEENASGGRVVTAPTNGAAGIIPAVLHYAMRFVPGADDDTVVRFLLVAGAIGAVYQQTASISGAEVGCQGEVGTACSMAAAALTEVLGGTVDQVENAAEIGMEHHLGLTCDPVGGLVQIPCIERNAVGSVKAITAARLAMRGDGRHTVSLDQVIKTMMQTGADMKVKYKETSRGGLAVNIVEC, translated from the coding sequence GTGACGGTGAGCGTGTTCGACCTCTTCAGCATCGGGATCGGCCCGTCGAGCTCGCACACCGTCGGGCCGATGCGCGCGGCGGGCCGCTTCGTCACCACCCTCGCCGACACCGGCCTGCTCGGCCGGACCACGCGGGTCCGCTCCGAGCTCTTCGGGTCCCTCGGCGCCACCGGCCACGGGCACGGCAGCTACGACGCCGTCGTCTGGGGCCTGGAGGGCGAGGATCCCGAGACCGTCGACACCGCGACCGCCCCGGCCCGGGCCGCCGAGGTGCGCGCGAGCCGCCGTATCCGGCTGGCCGGCACCCACGAGGCGGGCTTCGACCCCGACGACGACCTGGTCCTGCACCGCCGTCGCACCCTCCCCTTCCACCCCAACGGGATGACGTTCACCGCCTGGTCGGGCGAGGAGGTCCTGACGACCCGCACCTACTACTCCATCGGCGGCGGCTTCGTCCTCGACGACGACGGCACCGGCGCCCCGGCCCTGCGGCCCGACCCGACGCCGGTCCCGTTCCCCTTCCGCACCGGCGCCGAGCTGGTCGGGCTGTGCCGTGCGCACGACCTGCGGATCAGCGACCTCATGCTGGCCGACGAGTGCGCCCGACGGCCCGAGGCCGACGTCCGGGCCGGGCTGCTGGAGATCTGGGCCGTGATGGTCGACTGCGTCCGGGCCGGCAGCAGCACCCCGGGCGTCCTGCCCGGCGGGCTCAAGGTCCGCCGCCGGGCCGCCGACCTGCACCGCTGGCTGCAGGCCACCGCCGACCCCACCGACCCGCTCGGCGCCCTCGACTGGGTCAGCCTCTGGGCGCTCGCGGTCAACGAGGAGAACGCCTCCGGCGGCCGCGTCGTCACCGCCCCGACCAACGGCGCGGCCGGCATCATCCCCGCCGTCCTGCACTACGCCATGCGCTTCGTGCCCGGCGCCGACGACGACACCGTCGTCCGCTTCCTCCTGGTGGCGGGCGCGATCGGCGCCGTCTACCAGCAGACGGCGTCCATCTCGGGCGCCGAGGTGGGCTGCCAGGGCGAGGTCGGCACCGCCTGCTCGATGGCGGCCGCCGCGCTCACCGAGGTGCTGGGCGGCACCGTCGACCAGGTGGAGAACGCCGCCGAGATCGGCATGGAGCACCACCTCGGGCTGACCTGCGACCCCGTCGGCGGGCTGGTCCAGATCCCCTGCATCGAGCGCAACGCCGTCGGCTCGGTCAAGGCGATCACCGCGGCCCGGCTGGCCATGCGCGGGGACGGCCGGCACACCGTCAGCCTCGACCAGGTCATCAAGACGATGATGCAGACCGGCGCGGACATGAAGGTGAAGTACAAGGAGACCTCCCGCGGCGGTCTCGCAGTCAACATCGTCGAGTGCTGA
- a CDS encoding vWA domain-containing protein codes for MARTTPGSVRRPVRAAAAALTALVLALLVLPVPAAVAADTKAQLLFVLDSSGSMQEKTADGEVKIAAAKTAMDAVVGQIPADTAVGLRVFGAKVFNRGDEGACTDSQLVVPVRTGQTKALRAAIDDYAPYGETPISYALEQAADDLGDGNGKRTIVLLSDGESTCDPDPCEVAGEITKADKNLQVDVVGLDVSGDARDQLTCVASRGRGTYYDARNSETLASSLQTLRNRAARPFEVSGEPVTGGTTPEQAAALTAGAWSDELPATGTDDVRYYDVYRETLRSTLHVAASLNRLGRPDALAVSLSTPDGTVCGTAADFRQDDAGSSILAAAVSAGQQTGKPPVAACAEATTLRLAVRRADVVDGEARYRGAGTVPVEITVTEEREVTDTDGLPRATGSEPFEPVFGENPRSTVAGSSFADAPTVEEGNYSSTLVPGETQVLLVRQTWGQHLDATLTFTQPSSTLAKKIGAQEVKANITVLSPVRGRATTSAGGGEDFLNPDGRLVLGASTTPVRFLNRAQAPERASSFVPGRYAVVVSLGADPDDQSYVVPYTLNLQVEGKKAGAPTYAPAEAAPPVPSPTPSAQPSAEAPAADDGGGGSRWVWVAGIAVVVLAAGAGLLLLRSRRR; via the coding sequence ATGGCCCGCACGACCCCGGGGAGCGTGCGCCGGCCCGTCCGCGCGGCGGCCGCCGCCCTGACCGCGCTGGTGCTCGCCCTGCTGGTGCTGCCGGTGCCGGCCGCCGTCGCCGCGGACACGAAGGCGCAGCTGCTGTTCGTCCTCGACTCCTCCGGCTCGATGCAGGAGAAGACGGCCGACGGCGAGGTGAAGATCGCCGCGGCGAAGACAGCCATGGACGCCGTCGTCGGGCAGATCCCGGCCGACACCGCCGTCGGGCTGCGGGTGTTCGGCGCCAAGGTGTTCAACCGGGGCGACGAGGGCGCCTGCACCGACTCCCAGCTGGTGGTCCCGGTCAGGACGGGGCAGACGAAGGCGCTGCGCGCGGCCATCGACGACTACGCCCCCTACGGCGAGACGCCCATCAGCTACGCGCTGGAGCAGGCTGCCGACGACCTCGGCGACGGCAACGGCAAGCGGACGATCGTGCTGCTCTCGGACGGCGAGTCGACCTGCGACCCCGACCCCTGCGAGGTGGCCGGGGAGATCACGAAGGCGGACAAGAACCTGCAGGTCGACGTCGTCGGCCTCGACGTCAGCGGCGACGCCCGCGACCAGCTCACCTGCGTCGCGTCCCGCGGCCGCGGCACCTACTACGACGCCCGCAACTCCGAGACGCTGGCCAGCAGCCTGCAGACGCTGCGCAACCGGGCGGCCCGGCCGTTCGAGGTGAGCGGGGAGCCGGTGACCGGCGGGACGACGCCGGAGCAGGCCGCGGCGCTGACCGCCGGCGCGTGGTCCGACGAGCTGCCGGCGACCGGGACCGACGACGTCCGCTACTACGACGTCTACCGCGAGACCCTCCGCTCGACGCTGCACGTGGCCGCGTCGCTGAACCGGCTGGGCCGGCCCGACGCGCTGGCCGTCTCCCTCAGCACCCCGGACGGCACCGTGTGCGGGACCGCGGCCGACTTCCGCCAGGACGACGCCGGCTCCTCGATCCTGGCCGCCGCCGTCAGCGCCGGGCAGCAGACGGGCAAGCCCCCGGTCGCAGCCTGCGCGGAGGCGACGACGCTGCGGCTCGCCGTCCGCCGGGCCGACGTCGTCGACGGCGAGGCCCGCTACCGCGGCGCCGGCACCGTCCCGGTGGAGATCACCGTCACCGAGGAGCGCGAGGTCACCGATACCGACGGCCTCCCGCGCGCGACCGGCTCGGAGCCCTTCGAGCCGGTGTTCGGGGAGAACCCGCGCAGCACCGTCGCGGGCAGCTCGTTCGCCGACGCGCCGACGGTCGAGGAGGGCAACTACTCCTCCACGCTGGTGCCCGGGGAGACCCAGGTGCTGCTCGTGCGCCAGACCTGGGGCCAGCACCTCGACGCCACGCTGACCTTCACCCAGCCGTCCTCGACGCTGGCGAAGAAGATCGGCGCGCAGGAGGTGAAGGCCAACATCACCGTCCTGTCCCCCGTCCGCGGCCGGGCGACCACCAGCGCGGGCGGCGGCGAGGACTTCCTCAATCCCGACGGCCGGCTGGTGCTGGGCGCCTCGACGACGCCGGTCCGCTTCCTCAACCGGGCGCAGGCGCCGGAGCGGGCGAGCAGCTTCGTCCCGGGCCGCTACGCCGTCGTCGTCTCCCTGGGCGCCGACCCCGACGACCAGAGCTATGTCGTCCCCTACACGCTGAACCTGCAGGTGGAGGGGAAGAAGGCCGGCGCCCCGACCTACGCCCCGGCCGAGGCGGCACCGCCCGTGCCCAGCCCGACGCCCTCGGCCCAGCCGTCGGCGGAGGCGCCGGCGGCCGACGACGGCGGCGGCGGCTCCCGGTGGGTCTGGGTCGCGGGCATCGCCGTCGTCGTCCTCGCGGCCGGCGCTGGCTTGCTGCTCCTGCGTTCCCGGCGGCGCTGA
- a CDS encoding MFS transporter, which translates to MSTTTTAPVQQDQQDQQFTMSHREIMEALWGLLLGMFVAILSSTVVSNALPIIVPDLGGSESGYTWVVVAALLATTISTPIWGKLADLFSKKLLVQIALLIFVVASAVAGLSQSMGMLITMRVLQGLGGGGLTALAQVILATMISPRERGKYSGYLGATFALATVGGPLIGGVLTEHLSWHWCFYVGVPFAVAAFVVLQLKLKLPVVKRPVHIDYLGSILLAAGVSSLLIWVSLAGQEFDWWSWQTWLMVGGGIALLALTVLAERTAPEPIIPLRFFANRTVALAALSSLFVGVGLFGGTVFLSQYFQLARGESPTMAGVMTIPLIAGLFFSSTISGQVISRTGKWKAWVLVGGVLMTAGLGLLSTIAFDTNYWVVAPYMLLVGAGVGMLLQNLVLAVQNVIEPRDLGAASSFVAFSRSLGGAIGVSALGALLANRVRHHLEDGLAAAGIDASGAAAAGGSGIPNLSTIPEPVRTIVQSAYGSSIADVFLVAAPFALLAFLVTIFLKERVLRGRGEALVPEGAEDTTTEQRWNAPADHEADADAASRNGHGQPVAARRAAGAVLEQRAPEPEPELEPVAAQAAPAPLAVSGTVRQNATRPLAGAQVTLADQSGRQVGRTVSDEDGRYVLPLGSGGTFLLIVAAAHRAPTASLVAVGDAPVVRDVTLAGRSAITGRVLRHDAERDAPVGVPDALVTLTDVTGEVVASTRSEADGGYAFERLVAGSYVLTAQSAEHRPLARGVEVPESGALACDLAVTGGGRLTGTVVAASDGHAVREATVTLVDAEGQVVDTALTGEDGDYLFDDLAAGRYTLTAAGYAPVAMEVVVDEDAVSALQVPLGSGTGALSGHGVPAEQR; encoded by the coding sequence ATGAGCACCACCACCACGGCGCCGGTCCAGCAGGACCAGCAAGACCAGCAGTTCACGATGTCGCACCGGGAGATCATGGAGGCCCTGTGGGGCCTGCTGCTCGGCATGTTCGTGGCGATCCTGTCGTCCACGGTCGTCTCCAACGCCCTGCCGATCATCGTCCCCGACCTCGGCGGCAGCGAGTCCGGCTACACCTGGGTGGTCGTCGCCGCCCTCCTCGCCACGACGATCTCGACCCCGATCTGGGGCAAGCTCGCCGACCTGTTCTCCAAGAAGCTGCTCGTCCAGATCGCCCTGCTGATCTTCGTCGTCGCCTCGGCCGTCGCCGGGCTCTCGCAGAGCATGGGCATGCTGATCACGATGCGCGTCCTGCAGGGCCTGGGCGGTGGCGGCCTGACCGCCCTCGCGCAGGTGATCCTCGCGACCATGATCTCCCCGCGCGAGCGCGGCAAGTACTCCGGCTACCTCGGCGCCACCTTCGCGCTGGCCACCGTGGGCGGCCCGCTGATCGGCGGCGTGCTCACCGAGCACCTGTCGTGGCACTGGTGCTTCTACGTCGGCGTCCCCTTCGCGGTCGCGGCCTTCGTCGTCCTGCAGCTCAAGCTCAAGCTGCCGGTGGTCAAGCGCCCCGTGCACATCGACTACCTCGGCTCGATCCTGCTCGCCGCGGGCGTGTCCTCCCTGCTCATCTGGGTCTCGCTGGCCGGCCAGGAGTTCGACTGGTGGTCGTGGCAGACCTGGCTGATGGTCGGCGGCGGCATCGCCCTGCTGGCCCTCACCGTGCTGGCCGAGCGCACCGCGCCCGAGCCGATCATCCCGCTGCGCTTCTTCGCCAACCGGACCGTCGCCCTGGCCGCGCTGTCCAGCCTCTTCGTCGGCGTCGGCCTCTTCGGCGGCACCGTCTTCCTCAGCCAGTACTTCCAGCTGGCGCGCGGGGAGTCCCCGACGATGGCCGGCGTCATGACCATCCCGCTGATCGCGGGCCTGTTCTTCTCCTCCACGATCTCGGGCCAGGTCATCAGCCGGACCGGGAAGTGGAAGGCGTGGGTGCTGGTCGGCGGCGTGCTGATGACGGCCGGCCTGGGCCTGCTGTCCACCATCGCCTTCGACACGAACTACTGGGTCGTGGCGCCGTACATGCTGCTCGTGGGCGCCGGCGTCGGCATGCTGCTGCAGAACCTCGTGCTGGCCGTCCAGAACGTCATCGAGCCCCGCGACCTGGGGGCCGCCAGCTCGTTCGTCGCCTTCTCCCGCTCGCTCGGCGGGGCCATCGGGGTCTCCGCCCTGGGCGCCCTGCTGGCCAACCGCGTGCGGCACCACCTCGAGGACGGCCTCGCCGCCGCCGGCATCGACGCCTCCGGGGCGGCGGCCGCGGGCGGCAGCGGGATCCCCAACCTGTCGACCATCCCCGAGCCGGTCCGCACCATCGTGCAGAGCGCCTACGGGTCCTCCATCGCCGACGTCTTCCTGGTGGCCGCGCCGTTCGCGCTCCTCGCCTTCCTGGTGACGATCTTCCTCAAGGAGCGCGTGCTCCGCGGCCGCGGCGAGGCCCTGGTGCCCGAGGGCGCCGAGGACACGACGACCGAGCAGCGCTGGAACGCCCCGGCCGACCACGAGGCCGACGCCGACGCCGCCTCCCGCAACGGCCACGGCCAGCCCGTCGCCGCCCGCCGGGCCGCGGGCGCGGTGCTGGAGCAGCGCGCGCCCGAGCCCGAGCCCGAGCTGGAGCCGGTCGCGGCGCAGGCGGCGCCCGCGCCGCTGGCCGTCTCCGGCACCGTGCGGCAGAACGCGACCCGGCCGCTGGCCGGGGCGCAGGTCACCCTGGCCGACCAGTCGGGCCGTCAGGTCGGGCGCACGGTCAGCGACGAGGACGGCCGCTACGTGCTGCCGCTGGGCTCGGGGGGCACCTTCCTGCTCATCGTGGCCGCGGCGCACCGGGCCCCGACGGCGAGCCTGGTGGCCGTCGGCGACGCCCCGGTGGTCCGCGACGTCACGCTGGCCGGCCGCTCGGCCATCACCGGCCGGGTGCTCCGTCACGACGCGGAGCGCGACGCCCCCGTCGGCGTCCCCGACGCCCTGGTCACCCTGACCGACGTGACCGGGGAGGTCGTCGCCTCCACCCGCAGCGAGGCCGACGGCGGCTACGCCTTCGAGCGCCTCGTCGCCGGCAGCTACGTGCTGACCGCGCAGAGCGCCGAGCACCGCCCGCTGGCCCGCGGCGTCGAGGTCCCCGAGTCGGGCGCCCTCGCCTGCGACCTCGCCGTCACCGGCGGCGGCCGGCTGACCGGCACCGTCGTCGCCGCCTCCGACGGCCACGCCGTCCGCGAGGCGACCGTCACCCTGGTCGACGCCGAGGGCCAGGTGGTCGACACCGCGCTGACCGGCGAGGACGGCGACTACCTCTTCGACGACCTGGCCGCCGGCCGCTACACCCTGACCGCCGCGGGCTACGCCCCGGTCGCGATGGAGGTCGTCGTCGACGAGGACGCCGTCTCGGCCCTGCAGGTCCCGCTGGGCTCCGGCACCGGCGCCCTGTCCGGGCACGGCGTGCCCGCGGAGCAGCGGTGA